The following proteins are co-located in the Streptomyces asiaticus genome:
- a CDS encoding transcriptional regulator: protein MTTRAVTRDEAAASVGISRKLAAFHLDKLVDAGLLRARYETPGGIRKVGRRPKVYEPTDAQISVSIPERRHELLADLLLDAVLTEGTEENAAQAAVRAAERRGRRMGEAARDETRPGRLGPERGLTVCERLLDEYGYEPVRQVPTELRLRNCPFHPLTAKAPDLVCGMNHAFLAGYVNGLEVNGVRAVLAPEPGECCVRLGPSDTDQ, encoded by the coding sequence TTGACGACGCGCGCGGTCACCCGTGACGAGGCCGCCGCCAGCGTCGGCATCTCCCGCAAGCTGGCCGCCTTCCACCTCGACAAGCTCGTCGACGCCGGGCTGCTGCGCGCCCGTTATGAAACGCCCGGCGGGATCCGGAAGGTCGGCAGACGGCCGAAGGTGTACGAACCCACCGACGCTCAGATCTCGGTCAGCATCCCCGAGCGGCGCCATGAACTCCTGGCGGACCTGCTCCTGGACGCCGTCCTCACCGAGGGGACCGAGGAAAACGCCGCGCAGGCGGCGGTGCGGGCCGCCGAGCGGCGCGGCCGGCGGATGGGCGAGGCCGCGCGGGACGAGACCCGCCCGGGCCGCCTGGGCCCCGAACGCGGGCTGACCGTCTGCGAGCGCCTGCTGGATGAGTACGGCTATGAGCCCGTCCGGCAAGTCCCCACCGAGCTTCGGCTGCGCAACTGCCCGTTCCACCCGCTCACCGCGAAGGCCCCCGACTTGGTGTGCGGCATGAACCACGCCTTCCTCGCCGGTTACGTCAACGGCCTCGAGGTCAACGGGGTCCGGGCCGTGCTGGCTCCCGAGCCCGGGGAGTGCTGTGTCCGGCTGGGACCGAGCGACACCGATCAATGA
- a CDS encoding AfsR/SARP family transcriptional regulator, which produces MRVQVLGPLRAWHGETGIDLGTPHQRALLGLLVLAGGRSLSRAELADALWRDRPPRSAVNLIQTYVKRLRRLLEPARPARTPSALLPRVGDGYALRVPQDDVDLSRFRQLATRAEAARRDGDDRGAAALLAEALRLWQSPPMADLPLLAAHPAVVALAEERRAAVAKYGDAMIAAGDAEEALPVLAETAAAHPLDERAQARLMRAHGAVGQRDTAFTIYLDSRRRLADELGVEPGAELTAAYTALLGETAGRPGACAAGPTGTPSRGADVIPDAPGPVPGPVPGPVPRPVPGHEPGPASGSAPGPRPGDDQPTSPDRPAPPAQLPADVYGFTGRSAELSALDRPWTGDERPDLRAPGLATIAPGPATMTISVISGTAGVGKTALAVHWAHQARDRFPDGQLYVNLRGYDPDRPLSSGDALTRFLRALGLNGRHIPLDPDERASRYRTEMADRRMLVVLDNALSVEQVRPLLPGTPSCAVLVTSRDSLAGLVALHGAQRIELGPLVPAEATALLRLLIGDRARTDHTSSAVLAEQCARLPLALRVAAELAATRPGVTLSELVAELSDQQRRLELLDAGGDSRATVRSVFFWSYRHLPPAAARTFRLLALHPGPDFGVHATAALTGEDVDRAGSRLALLTRAHLVRSSGPGRYAMHDLLRAYADRLSLTYDDQEDRQAAGIRLLDHYLAGATAAMDTLYPAERHHRPGTAPTAASAPPMRDQAVARAWLSAEIPVMSSVCARAAEGHRADYAVRLAAVLFRHLDGGHHMEALSFHTHALRAAEHIGDRAGRAHALTNLGVVHWRLGAYRSAAVHLRQALVLHRASGDRAGQARTLSNLGNVHWRSGDHPSAAHCHQQALSLYEELADRVGQARTLTNLGNVCQRQGEYDLADAYQRRALELHGVTGDQIGRARTLTNLGTVRLRQGRYEAAADHHGQALELFRRFGHHGGQGYAMTGLGDVYLRQGLPLVAADHHRQALRLFRTNGERYGEASALNGLGEALRGAGRPGEAVVYHVRAEAVAASTGERDEQARAQLGAALARGDSGAADASPTLR; this is translated from the coding sequence ATGCGCGTTCAGGTACTTGGGCCGTTACGGGCCTGGCACGGCGAGACCGGAATCGACCTCGGCACACCTCATCAGCGAGCCCTCCTCGGCCTGCTGGTCCTGGCAGGGGGACGGTCGCTGTCCCGGGCGGAACTGGCCGACGCCCTGTGGAGGGACCGGCCACCGCGCAGCGCCGTCAATCTCATCCAGACCTACGTCAAACGATTACGCCGCCTGCTGGAGCCCGCCCGTCCGGCCCGGACCCCCAGCGCGCTGCTGCCCAGGGTCGGGGACGGCTACGCGCTCCGCGTTCCCCAGGACGACGTCGACCTGTCCCGCTTTCGGCAGCTGGCGACGCGGGCCGAGGCCGCGCGGCGCGACGGCGACGATCGCGGCGCGGCAGCGCTGCTGGCTGAGGCGCTCCGGCTGTGGCAGTCCCCGCCGATGGCGGATCTGCCCCTCCTGGCCGCTCATCCCGCGGTGGTCGCGCTGGCCGAGGAGCGGCGGGCCGCGGTGGCGAAGTACGGTGACGCGATGATCGCCGCGGGGGACGCCGAGGAGGCCCTGCCCGTGCTGGCGGAGACCGCGGCCGCGCACCCGCTGGACGAGCGGGCACAGGCCCGTCTGATGCGGGCCCACGGTGCCGTCGGACAGCGGGACACGGCCTTCACGATCTATCTGGACAGCCGCCGCAGACTCGCCGACGAACTGGGCGTGGAGCCCGGCGCCGAATTGACCGCCGCCTACACCGCGTTGCTGGGGGAGACGGCCGGGAGACCGGGAGCCTGTGCAGCAGGCCCCACGGGAACCCCTTCCCGTGGGGCCGACGTCATTCCGGACGCCCCCGGGCCCGTCCCCGGGCCCGTCCCCGGGCCCGTCCCCAGGCCCGTCCCCGGGCACGAACCCGGGCCCGCGTCGGGATCCGCCCCCGGACCCCGGCCCGGGGACGATCAGCCGACGAGCCCGGACCGGCCCGCCCCACCCGCCCAACTCCCTGCGGATGTCTACGGCTTCACCGGCCGATCGGCCGAGCTGTCCGCGCTCGACCGGCCCTGGACCGGGGACGAGCGGCCCGACCTCCGGGCGCCCGGACTCGCGACCATCGCGCCCGGACCCGCGACCATGACGATCTCGGTGATCTCCGGAACCGCCGGCGTCGGGAAGACCGCGCTGGCCGTCCACTGGGCACATCAGGCACGCGACCGGTTTCCCGACGGGCAGCTGTACGTCAATCTGCGCGGCTACGACCCGGACCGGCCGCTGTCCTCCGGTGACGCCCTCACCCGCTTTCTGCGCGCCCTGGGGCTGAACGGTCGGCACATACCCCTCGACCCGGACGAGCGGGCGAGCCGCTACCGCACCGAGATGGCCGATCGCCGGATGCTCGTCGTGCTGGACAACGCCCTCTCGGTCGAACAGGTGCGCCCGCTGCTGCCGGGCACGCCCTCCTGCGCGGTGCTGGTGACCAGCAGGGACAGCCTGGCCGGTCTGGTGGCGCTGCACGGCGCCCAGCGGATCGAGCTCGGCCCGCTGGTCCCCGCCGAGGCGACCGCGCTGCTGCGCCTGCTCATCGGCGACCGGGCCCGGACGGACCACACCTCGTCCGCCGTGCTGGCCGAGCAGTGCGCACGGCTGCCGCTGGCGCTGCGGGTGGCGGCCGAACTGGCCGCCACCCGCCCGGGAGTGACCTTGTCCGAGCTGGTGGCGGAGCTGAGCGACCAGCAACGGCGGCTCGAACTGCTGGACGCGGGCGGGGACTCCCGGGCCACCGTGCGATCGGTGTTCTTCTGGTCCTACCGTCATCTGCCTCCCGCGGCCGCCCGGACGTTCCGGCTGCTCGCCCTGCATCCGGGGCCGGACTTCGGCGTCCACGCCACCGCCGCCCTCACCGGCGAGGACGTGGACCGGGCCGGCAGTCGGCTCGCCCTGCTGACCCGGGCCCATCTGGTGCGGTCCTCCGGGCCCGGGCGGTACGCCATGCACGACCTCCTGCGCGCCTACGCGGACCGCCTGTCGCTCACGTACGACGATCAGGAGGACCGCCAAGCGGCCGGCATCCGCCTGCTCGACCACTACCTGGCCGGTGCCACCGCGGCGATGGACACGCTCTACCCCGCCGAGCGGCACCACCGCCCCGGCACCGCGCCCACGGCGGCATCGGCCCCGCCCATGCGGGACCAGGCGGTGGCGCGGGCCTGGCTGTCCGCCGAGATCCCCGTCATGAGCTCGGTCTGCGCCAGGGCCGCGGAGGGGCACCGGGCCGACTACGCCGTGCGCCTGGCCGCCGTGCTCTTCCGCCACCTGGACGGCGGCCACCACATGGAGGCGCTGTCGTTCCACACCCACGCGCTGCGCGCGGCCGAGCACATCGGTGACCGCGCCGGCCGGGCCCACGCACTGACCAACCTCGGCGTCGTCCACTGGCGGCTCGGCGCATACCGATCGGCCGCCGTCCACCTGCGGCAGGCCCTGGTCCTCCATCGCGCGTCGGGCGACCGTGCGGGCCAGGCCCGTACGCTGTCCAATCTGGGCAATGTGCACTGGCGGTCGGGCGACCATCCGTCCGCCGCGCACTGTCACCAGCAGGCCCTGTCGCTGTACGAGGAACTGGCCGACCGGGTCGGCCAGGCCCGCACCCTGACCAACCTCGGCAATGTGTGCCAGCGCCAGGGCGAGTACGACCTGGCCGACGCCTATCAGCGCCGGGCACTGGAGCTGCACGGCGTGACGGGCGACCAGATCGGCCGGGCCCGTACGCTGACCAACCTCGGCACCGTGCGTCTCCGCCAGGGCCGTTACGAGGCGGCAGCCGACCACCACGGTCAGGCCCTCGAGCTCTTCCGCCGGTTCGGCCACCACGGGGGGCAGGGATATGCGATGACCGGTCTGGGGGATGTGTATCTGCGGCAGGGGCTGCCTCTCGTGGCCGCCGACCACCACCGCCAGGCCCTGCGCCTGTTCCGTACGAACGGCGAGCGCTACGGCGAGGCGTCCGCGCTCAACGGCCTGGGTGAGGCGCTGCGCGGGGCCGGGCGTCCTGGCGAAGCCGTCGTCTACCACGTCAGGGCCGAGGCGGTCGCGGCGAGCACCGGTGAGCGCGACGAGCAGGCGCGCGCCCAGCTCGGCGCCGCGCTGGCGCGCGGCGACAGCGGCGCCGCCGACGCGTCCCCCACCTTGCGTTAG
- a CDS encoding PHB depolymerase family esterase, whose product MTRRTAFAMAAGTVTGSLVINTATAAADAPAPGRPVAAGANPALRTALITQVTPRNNWRVTAVAIRYAAPIDMRGGVIPPSAFQVTADLGGQSAARTVTRVYPNTAARADDLPDAGRPGRYLVIELDPDDANARASGTDPLPLHRAYTVRQVADVRTPGGDLVLAAGPLAIRNDDVITPVVDDFTAGSFTDSTGFELAFRLYQPEGCVRSPGAAARYPLVVTLHGGGEVADNNVTQLTANRVAVTFAKPERQRRHPAFVLAPQIPLPRPMDGPDGTDWTDPKVRTALVELIDAFTTQRPVDADRLYLVGLSSGARGIFNLLPRRPHTFAAALATAGWGDPSTMDGITHIPMWTDHSIDDPVVPYREGRFGKPGTWTLMNTLESAGAQVTRGEWANDLPKAEFEARSRALLNRARRAGSHVLFTSYTPGTTPVSPHFAWAQTYENDVVIDWLFDQSR is encoded by the coding sequence ATGACCAGGCGTACGGCCTTCGCCATGGCGGCGGGCACCGTCACCGGCTCGTTGGTGATCAACACGGCCACCGCGGCGGCCGATGCCCCGGCGCCGGGACGGCCGGTGGCGGCCGGAGCCAATCCCGCGCTGCGGACCGCCCTCATCACACAGGTGACGCCCAGGAACAACTGGCGGGTGACCGCCGTCGCCATCCGCTACGCGGCCCCCATCGACATGCGCGGCGGCGTCATCCCGCCCTCCGCCTTCCAGGTCACCGCCGACCTCGGCGGGCAGAGCGCGGCCCGAACGGTCACCCGGGTCTACCCGAACACCGCGGCCAGGGCGGACGACCTCCCCGACGCCGGACGGCCGGGCAGATACCTCGTCATCGAGCTCGACCCGGACGACGCCAACGCACGGGCCTCCGGCACCGACCCTCTTCCGCTCCATCGCGCCTACACCGTCAGGCAGGTGGCCGATGTGCGGACCCCCGGTGGTGACCTGGTGCTCGCGGCCGGTCCGTTGGCGATCCGGAACGACGACGTCATCACCCCGGTGGTCGACGACTTCACAGCGGGATCGTTCACCGACTCCACCGGATTCGAACTGGCCTTCCGGCTGTACCAGCCGGAAGGGTGCGTGCGGAGTCCGGGGGCGGCCGCGCGGTATCCGCTCGTCGTCACCCTGCACGGCGGTGGCGAGGTCGCCGACAACAACGTGACCCAGCTCACCGCCAATCGCGTCGCCGTCACCTTCGCCAAGCCGGAACGCCAGCGTCGGCACCCGGCGTTCGTGCTCGCCCCCCAGATCCCACTGCCGCGCCCCATGGACGGACCCGACGGTACGGACTGGACCGACCCCAAGGTCCGGACGGCGCTGGTCGAACTCATCGACGCCTTCACAACGCAGCGCCCCGTCGACGCGGATCGGCTCTATCTCGTCGGTCTGTCATCGGGTGCGCGAGGCATCTTCAACCTGCTCCCGCGGCGTCCCCACACCTTCGCCGCGGCCCTGGCCACCGCCGGCTGGGGCGACCCGTCCACCATGGACGGGATCACGCACATCCCGATGTGGACCGACCACTCCATTGACGACCCGGTGGTCCCCTACCGCGAAGGACGGTTCGGAAAGCCCGGCACCTGGACGCTGATGAACACACTGGAGAGCGCCGGTGCGCAGGTCACCCGCGGGGAGTGGGCCAACGACCTGCCGAAAGCGGAGTTCGAAGCCCGCTCCAGGGCCCTGCTGAACCGGGCCCGCCGGGCCGGCAGCCATGTGCTGTTCACGAGCTACACGCCCGGAACGACGCCGGTGAGCCCGCACTTCGCGTGGGCCCAGACATACGAGAACGACGTCGTCATCGACTGGCTCTTCGACCAGTCCCGTTAG
- a CDS encoding glycoside hydrolase family 16 protein — protein MFRITSSDTTAEAKPRRRRRVLAFVAALSLPVTGLLALTVSSNTAAAGEPAAKAEWTTVFQDDFDGAAGTGLNKNDWLYDIGTGYPGGAANWGTGEIESVTDSTDNVYHDGDGHMVIKPIRDGSGKWTSGRVETQRTDFEAPAGGQLEISASLKQPNPEKALGIWPAFWAMGADARPVGATNWPSIGELDIMEAVNGLSKHSSTFHCGEWAGECHDPDGITSDLLPCDGCQTDYHTYSVIVDRTDTSAEQLRFYRDGKETFTVKQNQVSAETWKKAVDHGFFAIFNVAVGGSYPNKVCGCTSPAADTTSGEGMSVDWFSVKVSK, from the coding sequence ATGTTCAGGATCACTTCCTCAGATACGACGGCGGAGGCCAAACCCCGCCGCCGACGACGCGTTCTGGCCTTCGTGGCCGCCCTGTCGCTTCCGGTGACCGGACTGCTGGCTCTCACGGTGTCCTCCAACACCGCCGCCGCGGGCGAGCCCGCGGCCAAGGCCGAGTGGACCACCGTCTTCCAGGACGACTTCGACGGCGCGGCGGGCACCGGTCTGAACAAGAACGACTGGCTGTACGACATCGGCACCGGCTACCCGGGCGGCGCCGCGAACTGGGGCACCGGCGAGATCGAGTCGGTCACGGACTCGACCGACAACGTCTACCACGACGGTGACGGGCATATGGTGATCAAGCCGATCCGTGACGGTTCGGGTAAGTGGACCTCCGGCCGTGTGGAGACCCAGCGCACCGACTTCGAGGCGCCCGCCGGTGGGCAGTTGGAGATCAGCGCCTCCCTCAAGCAGCCCAACCCGGAGAAGGCCCTCGGAATTTGGCCCGCCTTCTGGGCCATGGGCGCCGACGCGCGCCCGGTCGGGGCCACCAACTGGCCGAGCATCGGTGAGCTGGACATCATGGAGGCCGTCAACGGGCTGAGCAAGCACTCGAGCACCTTCCACTGCGGTGAGTGGGCGGGCGAGTGTCACGACCCGGACGGGATCACCAGCGATCTGCTGCCGTGCGACGGCTGTCAGACCGACTACCACACGTACTCCGTGATCGTGGATCGCACCGACACCTCCGCCGAACAGCTGCGCTTCTACCGCGACGGCAAGGAGACCTTCACGGTGAAGCAGAACCAGGTGTCAGCCGAGACCTGGAAGAAGGCGGTCGACCACGGGTTCTTCGCCATCTTCAACGTCGCGGTCGGCGGCTCTTATCCGAACAAGGTCTGCGGCTGCACCTCACCGGCGGCGGACACCACCTCCGGTGAGGGAATGAGCGTGGACTGGTTCTCCGTCAAGGTGAGCAAGTAA